The window CAGTTCGTTCACGATCACCGTCCATGGCAATGATGTCAAGCTGTAAATGCTGGGGCCGCTCCATATTGGGCTTCCAGCGCACTTCTATCTGCAGTGAGCCCACACCGCGAACAGGCAGCGAAGGAGAAAAGGTAAGCTCCCCGGGCTGATATGCATTTTTATTATATTCAATATCCAGGAGAAGGAGCTCCAACCGATCAGGATCTGTTACCTGTATGGTAAACACATGTTCCTGGCCGGCAGCATAGTAGTATTTTTCAGGATCGTAATCCAGTATAGTGATTACCGGCGCCTGGTTTTCTGCCACATCATCATCGCATACATCGCCGATGCCATCCTCGTTTGTATCTTCCTGCTTGGGGTTATAAGTGTCAGGGCAATTGTCGTACAAATCATCTACACCATCCAAGTCTGCATCACTACCTATGGGATCAATGCCATCGCAGTTGGAGTCAATGTTGTCATAGGGATCATCTTCAGCCTCGGGATTGATGTTGGGATTGTTGTCGTTGCAGTCGTCATAGTTATCTACATAACCCTCAGGTTGTTCACAGGCTAGTATTTCATTCTGGCTACCAAAGCCGTCGCCATCCTCATCGGCAAACCAGTATTCTCCTGAGTCGGCAGGATCATTGGGGTTACAGTCAAGTTCATTCAGTGCTCCATCTCCGTCCATATCGTCATCACAGGCGTCGCCTATGCCGTCACCGTCCATATCCTCCTGGCCGGGGTTATAGTTGGAGGGGCAATTGTCAACTGTGTCTTCAACGCCATCCCCATCCGCATCTTCAGCAGCAAGGCTGTTTTTATTATTTTCTGAGTAGCCCGGGGAGGTAAAAATTAGAGCCGGTGCGGCTTCTGCAGGAGTGGCTTTGACCAGATTGCTGCTCCACATGAAATAGAGCAGTAAGGTACTCCAGAGGAAGTACTTCTTGAGAGTAGATTTTTTCATAGGTCTTAGGTAAAAAATGATATAAAAAGGGATATATGATCAAAAATCAAGACAGACAAATTTATGGTAGCTCCATAGATTTATGGAGCCACAATGGATCATTGTTATAAATGAAAAAATCAGAACAAACTTTAAATCTGGTGCCAGACTAACAATAAGCTGATGCTATTGCCTTGGTATACTGGCTGAATTAACAAACACTATCAAAGAGTCTGTGTTTGCTGAAATCAAAAAATTCAGCAGAAAATAACAATAGCCTCTGAACGGAAATATTTCCTCAGAGGCTATTGTTTATTCAAATTAAAAAATGATTAAACTAATATTGGTAGCGGGTCTTTTTTTCCTGTTGCAGCATTTCCAGCATTTGCTGTAGCCTGCGTTGGCGGGTTTCTTCTTTCCTGGCATCTGTTATCCAGAGCAGGTACTCTTTTCGGTGGGTGTAGGCAAGGCCATCAAAGAAAGCTCTTTCTGCAGGATGTTCATCCAGCAGGGATTGCAGGTAATCGGGTACTATCAACTCCGGTCGTTCTGATTGTTGCTCAACAGAGCTGCCATTGAGTACACGAGGCGCTTTTCTAGTAATTTCACCTTCTGGCTTGAAGCGCAGAGCAGACCAGGTGTTGTTGATGGCAATTTGGGCCACCGCACTCCAGCCCATAGTCACAATAGGTTCCCAACCCTTATCGCGGTTGATATCAGATTTGATGTGAGATGATTTTTTGGGATAGGCGATCCAAAGCTTAGCCCCTGGCCCCAGTGATGCCAGGGTTGTGGGTGCTAATTGTTTAAGCTCTGCCTGAGAATGTACAAAGAGTAAAAGATTATTATTGGCAGCAATCTTCTGCGGATCTGCAGCAGTAGAGATACTCATCATGCTGGCATGTAGATCGGCAGGAAGATTTAATACCACAATTTTTTCTTCTGGCTTGATAGCCAGTTTACTTTTTAAAGCTGTAGCGTCCATGCATCAGTTTTTAAGATTTAGGCCAGCGCTCGCTGATAATTTGCAGTGCCTCCTGATGTATTTTTCCGTTTGTAGCCAACAATTCTCCGCCAAATATATAATCGCTTCCCCCTTTGTAGTCTGTTACGGTACCACCCGCCTCCTGTACAATGATAATACCGCCTGCTACATCCCAGGGTTTCAGGTTGTATTCAAAGAAACCTTCAAAACGGCCCATGGCTGTGTAAACCAGGTCTACCGCAGCACTGCCCAGGCGGCGCAGGCCATGGCTGTTTTTCATGAAATGCTCCATGATGTCGAGGTAGGTTTTCATCAGGCCAAAGTCGTAGTAGGGAAAACCGGTGGCAATAAGGCTTTGAGAGGCCTCTGCAATGGGCGATACTTTTATTTGTTCGCCGTTGCAATAGGCCCCCTGCCCCCTGATGGCCCAGAACATTTCATCTGCATTTACCTCATAAACGATTCCCATTACCAGCTCCTGCCCCTGTAGCAGGCCTACGCTTACGGCAAATACCGGCAGGCTGTGTAAAAAGTTGGTGGTGCCATCAAGTGGATCAATGATCCATTTGTATTCTTCATCGGCGGCCTGTGCTGTGCCTTCTTCGGCAATAAAGCCACAGCCCGGAATTAGCTGGCGCAGGCCTTCTACCAGCTTTTGCTCTGCCTGTTTATCTACATAAGAAACCAGGTCGTTGAGGCCCTTGTATTGAATATTTGATCTGTCGAAATTTTTGCCTTCGCGCCGGATAAAGGATCCGGTTTCTTTTACAAGGTCTAAGGATGGTTGAAGAATATCTTGCAGGTTCATTGCTGAAAAATGTTATAATAAAAAGGTGATCAGTTGCCGCTGCCATAGCATTGTTTCTGGCAGCGGCAGCCTGAACATTATAATACTCGCTTTCTCACAAAGCCGGCCAGGAGCAGGAAAGGTGCTATCCAGGCGGCAGTGCGGCCCAGGTAATCGCCATAGGCAGCGTAAAAAGTAATGACTTCGTTAGCGCGTATGCTGCCCTTGATCACATCCGGCTCCCAGTAACGGGTTTTTTGCAGCACATCGCCCCGCTGGTTAATAAAGCCGGAGATACCGGTATTGGCACAGCGCGCAATGCTGCGGCGGGTTTCTACAGAGCGCAGACGGGCATAGTGGAAGTGCTGTTTATGGCCTGCCGTATTGCTCCACCAGCCATCGTTGGTAATGATGAAAATGAAATTAGCACCATTGCGGACAAACTCTGCCATAAAATCGCCATAGACCGATTCGTAACAGATAGAGGGGGCTGCGCCTGCACCCTGGCTGTTGTAAAAGACAGTACGCTCTGCCTGA of the Flammeovirgaceae bacterium 311 genome contains:
- a CDS encoding hypothetical protein (COG4430 Uncharacterized protein conserved in bacteria) — translated: MDATALKSKLAIKPEEKIVVLNLPADLHASMMSISTAADPQKIAANNNLLLFVHSQAELKQLAPTTLASLGPGAKLWIAYPKKSSHIKSDINRDKGWEPIVTMGWSAVAQIAINNTWSALRFKPEGEITRKAPRVLNGSSVEQQSERPELIVPDYLQSLLDEHPAERAFFDGLAYTHRKEYLLWITDARKEETRQRRLQQMLEMLQQEKKTRYQY
- a CDS encoding inositol monophosphatase (COG0483 Archaeal fructose-1,6-bisphosphatase and related enzymes of inositol monophosphatase family) encodes the protein MNLQDILQPSLDLVKETGSFIRREGKNFDRSNIQYKGLNDLVSYVDKQAEQKLVEGLRQLIPGCGFIAEEGTAQAADEEYKWIIDPLDGTTNFLHSLPVFAVSVGLLQGQELVMGIVYEVNADEMFWAIRGQGAYCNGEQIKVSPIAEASQSLIATGFPYYDFGLMKTYLDIMEHFMKNSHGLRRLGSAAVDLVYTAMGRFEGFFEYNLKPWDVAGGIIIVQEAGGTVTDYKGGSDYIFGGELLATNGKIHQEALQIISERWPKS